From Deferrisoma camini S3R1, the proteins below share one genomic window:
- a CDS encoding DUF255 domain-containing protein, with the protein MRVFSWIGALLLVVAAVPAQAYTHHKGPVRWQEYAQTAFERARSEGKPVFMVVSAVWCFNCKIYEETSLADPRVARLLNESYVPVFVDYDRRPDIARRYPGPGIPVTVVFAPDGTPLVSVPGVIPADQLLANLRRTLAYLEEGYRPETRAREAEPTGPAAPPAPEVLERYRQGFGDTLWRARDPAFGGFGLAQKEPRAEVLRRLVERFRGGETRWDEWLRTTLDHVLGRAQRPARRTRPPFQLLLELRRQDTRRLDGVDALQTDHLLAGLLDPVEGGFFRYATRRDWTVPHFEKMLFDNAALIDLLLAAHRAWPDRGYRSPAVATARYVGRRLFDPTEGRFLGSQVADEVYYHLTGEERSRVAPPAVDPTTYAAPSARAAIALLNAARAGGDPGLRRTALAGLGFLVDRMLGPNGVWSYYDPRDGRARLDGQLRDNAWVAAALVRALEEEPGGPYRKALDRVLAILEERLFDPAEGGFFARRSTSQDLYRADELFSPDKPFEENALAAWVFLRAHRITRNDRHLELARLTAGHLLRRVEAGRAEPVSPYLDRVAARLLGSGR; encoded by the coding sequence ATGCGGGTTTTTTCGTGGATCGGTGCCCTGCTCCTCGTCGTGGCTGCGGTGCCCGCCCAGGCGTACACCCACCACAAGGGCCCGGTGCGGTGGCAGGAGTACGCCCAGACGGCCTTCGAGCGGGCCCGGTCCGAGGGCAAGCCCGTGTTCATGGTGGTGAGCGCGGTGTGGTGCTTCAACTGCAAGATCTACGAGGAGACCTCGCTGGCCGACCCGCGGGTGGCCCGGCTCCTGAACGAGAGCTACGTGCCCGTGTTCGTGGACTACGACCGGAGGCCCGACATCGCCCGCAGGTACCCCGGCCCGGGCATTCCCGTGACCGTGGTGTTTGCGCCCGACGGCACGCCGCTGGTGTCGGTTCCCGGGGTGATCCCGGCCGACCAGCTCCTGGCCAACCTGCGGCGCACCCTGGCCTACCTCGAGGAAGGGTACCGGCCCGAGACCCGGGCCCGGGAGGCCGAGCCCACCGGGCCTGCCGCCCCGCCAGCCCCCGAGGTGCTGGAGCGGTACCGGCAGGGCTTCGGCGACACCCTCTGGCGGGCCCGGGACCCGGCGTTCGGCGGGTTCGGCCTGGCCCAGAAGGAGCCCCGGGCCGAGGTGCTGCGCCGCCTGGTGGAGCGGTTTCGGGGGGGCGAGACCCGCTGGGACGAGTGGCTCCGGACCACCCTGGACCACGTGCTGGGTCGGGCCCAGAGGCCGGCCCGGCGCACCAGGCCGCCGTTCCAGCTGCTCTTGGAGCTTAGACGCCAGGACACCCGGCGGCTCGACGGGGTGGACGCCCTCCAGACCGACCACCTGCTGGCCGGCTTGCTGGACCCGGTGGAGGGCGGGTTCTTCCGGTACGCCACCCGGCGGGACTGGACCGTGCCCCACTTCGAGAAGATGCTCTTCGACAACGCGGCCCTGATCGACCTCTTGCTCGCAGCCCACCGGGCCTGGCCGGACCGGGGCTACCGGTCGCCGGCCGTGGCCACGGCCCGGTACGTGGGCCGGCGGCTGTTCGACCCAACGGAGGGCCGGTTCCTGGGAAGCCAGGTGGCCGACGAGGTGTACTACCACCTGACCGGGGAGGAGCGGTCCCGGGTGGCCCCGCCGGCCGTGGATCCCACCACCTACGCCGCGCCCAGCGCCCGCGCCGCGATCGCGCTCCTGAACGCGGCCCGGGCCGGGGGCGACCCCGGCCTCCGCCGCACCGCCCTGGCCGGCCTGGGCTTTCTGGTGGACCGAATGCTCGGGCCCAACGGGGTCTGGAGCTACTACGATCCCCGGGACGGCCGGGCCCGGCTGGACGGCCAGCTTCGGGACAACGCCTGGGTGGCCGCGGCCCTGGTGCGGGCCCTGGAGGAAGAGCCCGGCGGGCCCTACCGCAAGGCCCTGGACCGGGTGCTCGCGATCCTGGAGGAGCGCCTGTTCGACCCGGCCGAGGGCGGCTTCTTCGCCCGGCGCAGCACGAGCCAGGACCTGTACCGGGCCGACGAGCTGTTCTCGCCGGACAAGCCCTTCGAGGAGAACGCCCTGGCCGCCTGGGTGTTCCTGCGGGCCCACCGCATCACCCGGAACGACCGGCACCTGGAGCTCGCCCGGCTCACGGCCGGCCACCTGCTCCGGCGGGTCGAGGCGGGCCGGGCCGAGCCGGTGTCGCCCTACCTGGACCGGGTGGCGGCCCGGCTCCTGGGATCCGGCCGGTAA